The Lepidochelys kempii isolate rLepKem1 chromosome 5, rLepKem1.hap2, whole genome shotgun sequence genome window below encodes:
- the LOC140912140 gene encoding perilipin-3-like produces MICRWKHLTEVADSAETGVLGTSHSTMSAKENEPQVETQAEEQQTAGDRVAGLPLVSSACEMASASYAATKETHPGIKGVCEVVETGERAITSAAINGARPILAQLEPQLTAANEYACRGLDRLEEQLPILQQPIEKVALDAQDLVGAKDAVCSTVTEAKDAVTSRVSVAQGAVQESVEVTKSTVTSSMSTVMGSSMGQMAASVIDAALGKSEQLMDCYLPMTEEELAELATTPLEGSGEAPAEQRSYYVRLGSLSSTLRQRAYQHALGKMRQARQRTLEALSQLQQIIDLISHAKQAVDQKLHNGQDRLYQMWLQYCRGKLEGQEDPDSAKQVEAQALATSQTLTQQLKTTCLTLLGSIQGLPSTIQDKAQQVSSSIQELQASFSSAGCFQDLSSSALARSREMVTKAQESLDELLEYVTQNIPLDWIVGPFTPAGDSPPCPVELVEEGKKVEA; encoded by the exons ATGATCTGCAGGTGGAAACACTTGACTGAGGTGGCTGATTCAGCTGAGACTGGAGTGCTGG GGACATCTCACTCCACCATGTCTGCTAAGGAAAATGAACCACAGGTGGAGACCCAGGCAGAGGAGCAACAG acTGCAGGGGACAGGGTGGCTGGCCTGCCCTTGGTCAGCTCTGCCTGTGAGATGGCCTCTGCCAGCTACGCTGCCACCAAAGAGACCCACCCAGGCATCAAAGGGGTCTGTGAGGTGGTAGAGACTGGGGAGAGGGCCATCACCTCTGCTGCTATCAACGGGGCACGGCCCATCCTGGCCCAGCTGGAGCCACAGC TTACAGCAGCCAATGAATATGCCTGTCGGGGTCTGGACAGACTGGAGGAGCAGCTGCCCATCCTGCAGCAGCCGATTGAGAAG GTGGCTTTGGATGCCCAAGACCTGGTGGGTGCCAAGGATGCAGTCTGCAGCACGGTCACTGAGGCCAAGGATGCAGTGACCAGCAGGGTGAGTGTGGCCCAAGGGGCTGTCCAGGAGAGCGTGGAGGTGACCAAATCCACCGTGACCAGCAGCATGAGCACAGTGATGGGCTCCAGCATGGGGCAGATGGCTGCGAGTGTCATAGATGCAGCATTGGGGAAATCTGAGCAGCTGATGGACTGCTACCTCCCCATGACAGAGGAGGAGCTCG CTGAGCTTGCCACAACTCCCCTGGAGGGGTCTGGAGAGGCTCCCGCAGAGCAGCGGAGTTACTATGTGCGTCTGGGTTCCCTGTCGAGCACGCTGCGCCAGCGAGCCTACCAGCACGCCCTGGGCAAGATGAGACAAGCCAGGCAGCGCACCCTGGAGgccctctcccagctccagcaaaTCATTGACCTG ATCAGCCATGCCAAGCAGGCCGTAGATCAGAAGCTTCACAATGGCCAGGACCGTCTGTACCAGATGTGGCTCCAGTACTGCAGGGGGAAGTTGGAAGGGCAGGAGGATCCTGACTCCGCAAAG cAGGTTGAAGCTCAGGCTCTAGCCACGTCCCAGACCCTCACCCAGCAACTGAAAACCACCTGCCTTACTCTCCTGGGCAGCATCCAGGGCCTTCCCAGCACTATCCAGGACAAGGCCCAGCAGGTCTCGAGCAGTATACAAGAGCTCCAGGCCTCCTTCTCCAGTGCCGGCTGTTTCCAGGATCTGTCCAGCAGTGCCCTGGCCCGGAGTCGGGAGATGGTGACCAAGGCCCAGGAGTCCCTGGATGAGCTGCTGGAATACGTGACGCAGAACATTCCCCTGGACTGGATCGTGGGACCCTTCACTCCTGCTGGAGACTCTCCACCGTGTCCTGTTGagctggtggaggaaggaaagaaggtgGAGGCCTGA
- the LOC140912141 gene encoding perilipin-3-like, with translation MSAKENEPQVEIQAEEQQTAGNRVAGLPLVSSACEMASASYAATKETHPAIKGVCEVVETGVRAITSAAITGAQPILDQLEPQLAAANEYACRGLDRLEEQLPILQQPIEKVALDAQDLVRATMVGAKDAVCSTVTEAKDAVTSMVGMAQGAVQESMEVTKSTVTSSMSTVMGSCMGQMAASGIDTALGKSEQLVDYYLPMTEEELAELATTPLEGPGEAPAEQRSYYVRLGSLSSTLRQRAYQHALGKMRQARQCTLEALSQLQQIIDLMSHAKQAVDQKLHNGQDSLYQMWLQYCRGKLEGQEDPDSAKQVEAQALATSQSLTQQLKTTCLTLLGSIQGLPSTIQDKAQQVSSSIQELQASFSSAGCFQDLSSSVLARSREMVTKTQESLDELLEYVTQNIPLDWIVGPFTPAGDSPPCPAQLVEEGKKVEA, from the exons ATGTCTGCTAAGGAAAATGAACCACAGGTGGAGATCCAGGCAGAGGAGCAACAG ACTGCAGGGAACAGGGTGGCTGGCCTGCCCTTGGTCAGCTCTGCCTGTGAGATGGCCTCTGCCAGCTACGCTGCCACCAAAGAGACCCACCCAGCCATCAAAGGGGTCTGTGAGGTAGTAGAGACTGGGGTGAGGGCCATCACCTCTGCTGCCATTACCGGGGCACAGCCCATCCTGGACCAGCTGGAGCCACAGC TTGCAGCAGCCAATGAATATGCCTGTCGGGGTCTGGATAGACTGGAGGAGCAGCTGCCCATCCTGCAGCAGCCGATTGAGAAG GTGGCTTTGGATGCCCAAGACCTCGTGCGTGCTACAATGGTGGGTGCCAAGGACGCAGTCTGCAGCACGGTCACTGAGGCCAAGGATGCAGTGACCAGCATGGTGGGCATGGCCCAAGGGGCTGTCCAGGAGAGCATGGAGGTGACCAAATCTACCGTGACCAGCAGCATGAGCACAGTGATGGGCTCCTGCATGGGGCAGATGGCTGCAAGTGGCATAGACACAGCATTGGGGAAATCTGAGCAGCTGGTGGACTACTACCTCCCCATGACGGAGGAGGAGCTTG CTGAGCTTGCCACAACTCCCCTGGAGGGGCCTGGAGAGGCTCCCGCAGAGCAGCGGAGTTACTACGTGCGTCTGGGTTCCCTGTCGAGCACGCTGCGTCAGCGAGCCTACCAGCACGCCCTGGGCAAGATGAGACAAGCCAGGCAGTGCACCCTGGAGgccctctcccagctccagcaaaTCATTGACCTG atGAGCCATGCCAAGCAGGCCGTAGATCAGAAGCTTCACAATGGCCAGGACAGTCTGTACCAGATGTGGCTCCAGTACTGCAGGGGGAAGTTGGAAGGGCAGGAGGATCCTGACTCCGCAAAG cAGGTTGAAGCACAGGCTCTAGCCACATCCCAGAGCCTCACCCAGCAACTGAAAACCACCTGCCTTACTCTCCTGGGCAGCATCCAGGGCCTTCCCAGCACTATCCAGGACAAGGCCCAGCAGGTCTCAAGCAGTATACAAGAGCTCCAGGCCTCCTTCTCCAGTGCCGGCTGTTTCCAGGATCTGTCCAGCAGTGTCCTGGCCCGGAGTCGGGAGATGGTGACCAAGACCCAGGAGTCCCTGGATGAGCTGCTGGAATACGTGACGCAGAACATTCCCCTGGACTGGATCGTGGGACCCTTCACTCCTGCTGGAGACTCCCCACCGTGTCCTGCTcagctggtggaggaaggaaagaaggtgGAGGCCTGA
- the LOC140912142 gene encoding perilipin-3-like yields MICRWKHLTEVADSAETGVLGKSHSTMSAKENEPQVEIQAEEQQTAGHRVAGLPLVSSACEMASASYAATKETHPAIKAICEVAETGVRTITSAAITGARPILDQLEPQFAAANEYACRSLDRLEEQLPILQQPIEKVALDAQDLVRATMVGVKDAVCSPVTEAKDAVTSMVGMAQGAVQESVEVTKSAMTSSMSTVMGSRMGQMAASGIDTALGKSEQLVDYYLPMTEEELAELATTPLEGSGEAPAEQRTYYVRLGSLSSTLRQRAYQHALGKMRQARQCTLEALSQLQQIIDLISHAKQAVDQKLHNGQDRLYQMWLQYCRGKLEGQEDPDSAKQVEAQALAMSQSLTQQLKTTCLTLLGSIQGLPSTIQDKAQQVSSSIQELQVSFSSAGCFQDLSSSALARSREMVTKAQESLDELLEYVMQNIPLDWIVGPFTPVGDSPQCPDELVEEGKKVEA; encoded by the exons ATGATCTGCAGGTGGAAACACTTGACTGAGGTGGCTGATTCAGCTGAGACTGGAGTGCTGG GGAAATCTCACTCCACCATGTCTGCTAAGGAAAATGAACCACAGGTGGAGATCCAGGCAGAGGAGCAACAG aCTGCAGGgcacagggtggctggcctgcCCTTGGTCAGCTCTGCCTGTGAGATGGCCTCTGCCAGCTACGCTGCCACCAAAGAGACCCACCCAGCTATCAAAGCGATATGTGAGGTGGCAGAGACTGGGGTGAGGACCATCACCTCTGCTGCCATCACCGGGGCACGGCCCATCCTGGACCAGCTGGAGCCACAGT TTGCAGCAGCCAATGAATATGCCTGTCGGAGTCTGGACAGACTAGAGGAGCAGCTGCCCATCCTGCAGCAGCCGATTGAGAAG GTGGCTTTGGATGCCCAAGACCTCGTGCGTGCCACAATGGTGGGTGTCAAGGATGCAGTCTGCAGCCCTGTCACTGAGGCCAAGGATGCAGTGACCAGCATGGTAGGCATGGCCCAAGGGGCTGTCCAGGAGAGCGTGGAGGTGACCAAATCTGCCATGACCAGCAGCATGAGCACAGTGATGGGCTCCCGCATGGGGCAGATGGCTGCAAGTGGCATAGACACAGCATTGGGGAAATCTGAGCAGCTGGTGGACTACTACCTCCCCATGACGGAGGAGGAGCTTG CTGAGCTTGCCACAACTCCCCTGGAGGGGTCTGGAGAGGCTCCCGCAGAGCAGCGGACTTACTACGTGCGTCTGGGTTCCCTGTCGAGCACGCTGCGCCAGCGAGCCTACCAGCACGCCCTGGGCAAGATGAGACAAGCCAGGCAGTGCACCCTGGAGgccctctcccagctccagcaaaTCATTGACCTG ATCAGCCATGCCAAGCAGGCCGTAGATCAGAAGCTTCACAATGGCCAGGACCGTCTGTACCAGATGTGGCTCCAGTACTGCAGGGGGAAGTTGGAAGGGCAGGAGGATCCTGACTCCGCAAAG CAGGTTGAAGCTCAGGCTCTAGCCATGTCCCAGAGCCTCACCCAGCAACTGAAAACCACCTGCCTTACTCTCCTGGGCAGCATCCAGGGCCTTCCCAGCACTATCCAGGACAAGGCCCAGCAGGTCTCGAGCAGTATACAAGAGCTCCAGGTGTCCTTCTCCAGTGCTGGCTGTTTCCAAGATCTGTCCAGCAGTGCCCTTGCCCGGAGTCGGGAGATGGTGACCAAGGCCCAGGAGTCCCTGGATGAGCTCCTGGAATACGTGATGCAGAACATTCCCCTGGACTGGATTGTGGGACCCTTCACTCCCGTGGGAGACTCCCCACAGTGTCCTGATGagctggtggaggaaggaaagaaggtgGAGGCCTGA
- the LOC140912143 gene encoding perilipin-3-like codes for MICRWKHLTEVADSAETGVLGTSHSTMSAKENEPQVETQAEEQQTAGDRVAGLPLVSSACEMASARYAATKETHPGIKGVCEVVETGERAITSAAINRAQPILAQLEPQLAAANEYACRGLDRLEEQLPILQQPIEKVALDAQDLVGAKDAVCSTVTEAKDAVTSWVSVAQGAVQESLEVTKSTVTSSMSTVMGSSMGQMAASVIDAALGKSEQLMDYYLPMTEEELAELATTPLEGPGEAPAEQRSYYVRLGSLSSTLRQRAYQHALGKMRQARQRTLEALSQLQQIIDLISHAKQAVDQKLHNGQDRLYQMWLQYCRGKLEGQEDPDSAKQVEAQALATSQSLTQQLKTTCLTLLGSIQGLPSTIQDKAQQVSSSIQDLQASFSSAGCFQDLSSSALARSREMVTKAQESLDELLEYVTQNIPLDWIVGPFTPAGDSPPCPVELVEEGKKVEA; via the exons ATGATCTGCAGGTGGAAACACTTGACTGAGGTGGCTGATTCAGCTGAGACTGGAGTGCTGG GGACATCTCACTCCACCATGTCTGCTAAGGAAAATGAACCACAGGTGGAGACCCAGGCAGAGGAGCAACAG acTGCAGGGGACAGGGTGGCTGGCCTGCCCTTGGTCAGCTCTGCCTGTGAGATGGCCTCTGCCAGGTACGCTGCCACCAAAGAGACCCACCCAGGCATCAAAGGGGTCTGTGAGGTGGTAGAGACTGGGGAGAGGGCCATCACCTCTGCTGCTATCAACAGGGCACAGCCCATCCTGGCCCAGCTGGAGCCACAGC TTGCAGCAGCCAATGAATATGCCTGTCGGGGTCTGGACAGACTGGAGGAGCAGCTGCCCATCCTGCAGCAGCCGATTGAGAAG GTGGCTTTGGATGCCCAAGACCTGGTGGGTGCCAAGGATGCAGTCTGCAGCACGGTCACTGAGGCCAAGGATGCAGTAACGAGCTGGGTGAGCGTGGCCCAAGGGGCTGTCCAGGAGAGCTTGGAGGTGACCAAATCCACCGTGACCAGCAGCATGAGCACAGTGATGGGCTCCAGCATGGGGCAGATGGCTGCGAGTGTCATAGACGCAGCATTGGGGAAATCTGAGCAGCTGATGGACTACTACCTCCCCATGACAGAGGAGGAGCTTG CTGAGCTTGCCACAACTCCCCTTGAGGGGCCTGGAGAGGCTCCCGCAGAGCAGCGGAGTTACTACGTGCGTCTGGGTTCCCTGTCGAGCACGCTGCGCCAGCGAGCCTACCAGCACGCCCTGGGCAAGATGAGACAAGCCAGGCAGCGCACCCTGGAGgccctctcccagctccagcaaaTCATTGACTTG ATCAGCCATGCCAAGCAGGCCGTAGATCAGAAGCTTCACAATGGCCAGGACCGTCTGTACCAGATGTGGCTCCAGTACTGCAGGGGGAAGTTGGAAGGGCAGGAGGATCCTGACTCCGCAAAG cAGGTTGAAGCTCAGGCTCTAGCCACATCCCAGAGCCTCACCCAGCAACTGAAAACCACCTGCCTTACTCTCCTGGGCAGCATCCAGGGCCTTCCCAGCACTATCCAGGACAAGGCCCAGCAGGTCTCGAGCAGTATACAAGATCTCCAGGCCTCCTTCTCCAGTGCCGGCTGTTTCCAGGATCTGTCCAGCAGTGCCCTGGCCCGGAGTCGGGAGATGGTGACCAAGGCCCAGGAGTCCCTGGATGAGCTGCTGGAATACGTGACGCAGAACATTCCACTGGACTGGATCGTGGGACCCTTCACTCCTGCTGGAGACTCCCCACCGTGTCCTGTTGagctggtggaggaaggaaagaaggtgGAGGCCTGA